The Candidatus Paracaedimonas acanthamoebae sequence GTAGAAGAATTTCTCGATAAACCATTAGCCACAGAATTTCGACTTGATCATATAATGGCTGCTAAAGCCCATAAGTGGGGAAGCAGAGTCCTAGAACATGGAGAAGAGTTTATTACGGAAAAAGGACTTCAAGCTCATATCTTTTTTCAAAAGAAAGCAAAAAAAGGCTGAAAAAGATCAAGGTTGCTTTAAATCCTGCTAATTAAGCATGAGCTCTTAGGTTCTTCTAAGAGCTTGCACTTTCTAACAGTTTATTTTCCTCAATTGTTTTTTCGAGACTCCCTCCTCCTAACGCCTTATAAAGCATCGCTCCGTTACTAAGGCGAGAATACTGAATATCAATAAGACTTGCATGAGCATTAAAAAGATCTTGCTGGATTTCAAGAAGATCACTCAAATTATTAATTCCTTGGTGATAACGTTGCTTCATTAAATTTTCTCGCGCTGCAATAGCTTTCACATATCGAGCTTGCGCCCTTAATTGTTGTTCAAGAGATGTACGAGCCGCTAAAGCATCTGATACCTCTCGAAAGGCGGATTGGATAGATTTTTCGTAGTCAACAATCGACATCTCTTTCCGGATTGTTGCAAGATCAAGATTATCTATATTCGTTCCCCAATCAAAGATAGGCATCGTTAGTGATGGTGCAAAGTTCCATGTATTCCTGCCTGGACGAAATAGATGAGATAATTGATTACTTGCCGTTCCAAAAGTTGAGGTTAATGAAATCGTAGGAAAAAATGCCGCACGAGCTGCACCAATATTCGCATTTGCAGCTTGTAAATTTCGTTCAGCCGCAAGAATATCTGGTCGATTTAAAAGTAATTCTGAAGGTAATCCAGCGGAAATATTAAGCATCATTTTTTGAAGAGAAAGCGAAGCATTATGTTTTTTTGAAGGTAGCTCTTTCCCAACAAGCAATGTAAGAGAATTAATAGCTTGAGCGTGCAAAAGTTTTAGCTTAGCTGCCTCAGAAAGAGTTGACTCCAAAAGGCTTTCTTGTTGACGTACGTCATTAAGAGAAGCATTTCCTGCCGTAAAACGGTTCTTTATCATTTTTAATTGCTCTTCTTGAGCTGCAATAAGTTGGTTTTTAATTTCCTCTTGCTCTGCATATCGGCACTCAAGGAAATACGCGCTCGCGACCTCTGAAATAAGAGAAATTTGAACGGAACGTTGGGCT is a genomic window containing:
- a CDS encoding efflux transporter outer membrane subunit; translated protein: MLKLCKISLGSALFLSSCSMMPTYHQPGLPILNDYPDLHEKGENKETLISQKVVTIGWRDFFSDSYLYQLIEMSLHHNRDLRKAILAIEEARLQYDIQSNEQLPTIKASATYNAARTSVDLTQPGYPTLTRQQSLGIGLTDFEIDFFGRIQSLKEVALNDYLATEEAQRSVQISLISEVASAYFLECRYAEQEEIKNQLIAAQEEQLKMIKNRFTAGNASLNDVRQQESLLESTLSEAAKLKLLHAQAINSLTLLVGKELPSKKHNASLSLQKMMLNISAGLPSELLLNRPDILAAERNLQAANANIGAARAAFFPTISLTSTFGTASNQLSHLFRPGRNTWNFAPSLTMPIFDWGTNIDNLDLATIRKEMSIVDYEKSIQSAFREVSDALAARTSLEQQLRAQARYVKAIAARENLMKQRYHQGINNLSDLLEIQQDLFNAHASLIDIQYSRLSNGAMLYKALGGGSLEKTIEENKLLESASS